DNA from Musa acuminata AAA Group cultivar baxijiao chromosome BXJ1-5, Cavendish_Baxijiao_AAA, whole genome shotgun sequence:
CGTCACACGTCGCCTCGTCCTCTTCTTACGTCGCAGCCCGCCCCACTCATACCACGGCCGCCGCTTCTTCTTCCACTGCTGCCGCCACTTGTTTGCCCTTCTCCGGCCATCAGATCGTGGCAGAGAGCAGCGGGGACCACCGGGCCTCGCAGTTCCACGACCACCGCCACCACGCCCACCTGGCGTGCCTGAAGCTGGGCAAGAGGCAGTACTACGGGGAAGAGAGCGGGGTCGCCGCCATGAAGCGAGAGAGGCCCGCAGCGGCGCCGAGGTGCCAGGTGGACGGGTGCAGCAAGGTGCTGGTGGACGAGAAGGAGTACCACAAGCGGCACAAGGTGTGCGAGCTGCACTCCAAGGCTCCGAGGGTGGTGGTGCTCGGCGTCGAGCAGCGCTTCTGTCAGCAGTGCAGCAGGTCGTTCTGCCACAAAACTAGCGAGAAGAAACTGTACTCACCACCACAAGAACTCAAAACGGTTGGAAACTTGATGCAGGTTTCATGTGATATCCGAGTTTGACGACTCCAAGAGGAGCTGCAGAAGGCGGCTGGCGGGGCACAACGAGCGCAGAAGGAAGAACAGCAGCGAGCCCATCACCAGAAACCCTGCTTTAGGTAGGTACAACCACTTCAGGCTACAACAATCCCAGCTTCCTCTGGTCGTCGTCTCcattgtttctttcctttttatcgCATGGTTTAGAATTTTATGTAGGTCAGCCCCTGCAATTTCAATTGAAATTTGCCATTAGTGGTGTGTCCATAACGTAGTACAGTGCACATGGGAGAAAGGTCTTATTCTTTTGAGAACGTTGGATATATTTATGAGAAGGATTGACACCGGGGAACCGGGAGCTGGTGATGGAACATAAAGCCGTGAAAGCGATCTTGACTAAAGTGGGTTGAGTGGACAATATTTAAAAAGTAGATCCTTTAGGTAAGGGTTAGGGCTAGATTTAGGATTAGGGTAGAGATAGGGTCAGGGTTAGGGTTTGGTTGGGGTTCGTAACATGTATCTAAATGGGGGTGGGGGGAAGAAGACAAAGGTGACTGTCGAATCAGTAGCATTTGCTGGCACAGTGGGGGTGGGGGCCATGCCTGTCAGTCTCTGGATTTGACCTTTCAAAGTCTTTGGCCAAGGTAAGCCATCTTTATTGATTTTGGTTGGTCCAGCAATCATATCATCGCGATGCTCTACCTCCTTCGGTGAATTTGCTCCTCGCTGATGACAACCTGCATGTTTCAGAGATTATCTTCCACTTTAGTGAAAGTGCATGGCCTAGTTCCGAGATTGGTGTGTCGCTATGAATCACCCTCGTGCTTACCCCGGATATGCCGGATAGTAATGCAAACTGGCTTCTGTGAGAAGGCTTTTTGAGATCTTAAAAAGGGTTTCCTGGCTTCATTGCAGCTACTATGTTTTCTTTCGAGAGTGATATCGAAGGTGTATAGTCTGACACACTAGGAGAAGAAAAGTGGTAGCTGACTCGGTTCCTAGGAATTCATCTTTAGGAGAACTTTGATGTAACCCATGCAGTTCAGTAGAATATTTCTGTGCATAGGAGGGAGAACAGCCACTGTTGTGTTATTTCTTGAACCTTCGTTCTTCCTGTTTGCAATATAGATATGAAGAATTCACATTATAAGTAACTCAAAAGTGAAATTATGAGAGATTTTTGTAAAACAAAATGCTGGATAATACAGTTAGGGTGAATGAACCCAAATGGTAGAACATATGTACGATGTTATTTTCCCTAAAAAGAATTACTATTCTAACTTTCATAGGCATGCAAGTACGATGTACGATGTTATTTTACCTTTGACCTCTTAAGTATCTGTTAATCCAATTTATACAATCGATTACTTGTTCTTGCAAGGTTTCAGCGTTATTGCTAACATTGCAAATGAATACTGTTTTTTCTATTAGTATCTGATGGAACCACGTTGTTGCAAAAAAAAAGCCTTCCCTTGTAACCTTTAGTTGAAGTCATTAGTTGTAAACATCTCAACTTCTTCCATAGTAATATGATTGAAGTTTCATGGCTTTAGTAATCATAACCATGTAACTCAATATTCCCTATGTGAAAACATGAGACTCAGTTTCTCATGGTAAGACAAATATGAATGTAATGCTACGATTGCTGAAGGCCAGAATAAATCCAATTATGTTTAGCCAAAAGGGGAAAAAGTTGATCGGTCCTATAGATCTTAGTTATGAGGCCAAGATGAATAGTCTTCTTGTTTTTCAAGTTAATTTTTGCATGCTACTTGAATTCTACTAAAAACATGAGGTAAATGGAATTTAAGACATATAGGAACAAGAATTTAGGGTTTCACTTGGCATAATTTATCTACGTAGTGTAAGGAGGAGAATAGTTACTCATTATATGTCCATGAATGCCAAAACAGTAGCAGAAGTCTCCAAGCTCCAAAGAAATTGCTGATCTTGTGTCAAACATAAGTTTCTTTTAGAATCATTTACCCTGAAGATGTAATGACAGTAGGTACAACAAGAGAAGAGAACCCAAAACACAAAACATTCCATGAGCTAATTAATTTATAACATCATATTTTATGTAAATAGCGATTAAGAGGTTGAGTTCCAAAAGGGACAAATATACTAGGAGCAGTTATTTGTATGAACAGCAAAACATTCAGACGGGCAAAGTTTATTGTTGCACACTATTGACACAAAGGTattgttattgatattctaaaCATAATTTCATATTATGGAATCCGTAAAGATTTAACATCCATGCTCCTTCAGTAAATGTCAAGCAATTTAAAGAGGTGATTGATGTTGCGCAACACAAATTATAGTTTGATCAGATGAAGTTGCTTATAACATGCAGTATGTAGTCTAAGAATATGTGACTCAGCTTTGAGGAACCAGCTAAATTTGAGTTTTATCATGTGCAAACGTGCAGTATCTTCTCTGGaatctcatgcaatgtttttaacCTAATCTTAACATCCTGCTGTGCCAAGATTTTTTAAACTTGGAAAGATATCTGTGTGCAGAAAGCGCAATCATCGGAGGCATGGCCCCATACCTGTCTGCTTCCCCGGGttgtgctctctctcttctgtcatcCAAGGCTTCTCCTTGGATTGCGACATCCGACTTCTCATCCCGATCAAGCGCCGCACTCAACGAGCTGATTGCCGAGAACCGCGCTGCCGTGCTGGCCCGGCAGCTGCTCGCTGATGGAAGTGGATGGCACACCATGGTCTCTGTAAAGCAGCAGCAGCCGCCCGTCTTCTGGTCACATATACAGCACCAAGCAACGCCACAGCCGATGCCGCCGCATGCTGATGGTTGGAGTCGTTTGCAGGGAGCTGGAGGCCATGTGACGCTCGACCTCATGCAGATGCCTGACTCCTTCGAGATTGTTTCAGGGAGGAGGAGCAAGTCAAAAGAGGATGACGAGGAGAGCAGTGAGATCTGGAAATCCTTGGCAGGAACACACGTGGTATGAAGTTTCAACCCTAAACCTCAAGTACCTCAAAGCAATTTTCCATTTGATTAATTTTTATGTACTATTTTTTGTGAGCTAATTCGCTTTAGGTCAATGCTCATTATGCTACATCTTGCAAAACATTTGCTAGTTTCTATATGTCCGGGCTTGGAAACTTGCCTAAGCTGACAGTTCTTTGTCCACTTATGTCTTTCTAAACGTTAGCATTAGCTTTCTAATGTCTGTTCAAGTTGCTGCCCTAATTTTACGGCCATGTACGTGTAATCTTGAATATTGATATGATATGGTCATAATGAAGGCTGCCAATTTTGGTTGAGGATAGGGTATCTGATATTTttctattagaaaaaaaaatgatgatgggTATGTGGGGATGTAAATAATCCAAAATAGGGAGTCCTGTTGTGGTAAATTAATGTAGTTAATTCTAAACAAGGGTTTATGTAGTCTATGAAAACTTACAATTATGGCTTACGTAGAGGGTAGTATAGACAGCATAACTCTGCAAATGTACCACGTCGAGCACGAGTCGGTGACTTCTCGGAAGCGCCTTTCTGAAACCCTGCAACATTTGGATAACGAAGCTACGGTACAAAGATGGAAAATAGCAGTAGTACAAGTGGCATTAGACAGTAGATAGATGTGCTGCAGAAGCAAACCGTAGCACTGCAGACTATGGTCATGTCTTGCTCTGAAAGAGTTTTCGGACCATCTCCGGAACACTGCTTTCGGTCCGCCGCCATGTGCGAACCAGTTGTGAGCACCTACAGCATGTCCGTTCGTCACACATACATGAGGATCTACATATGATCTATCTAGAGACTTTTATCTCTCTAACACTCTGGTTTGACCAACAGCAACTTGGTTCTCAAGAACATAAAAGTATGGTGAGAGACATGTCTTAGGAAGATGGAACTGTCAGTCTGGGTCAGTATCATAATCCAAACAATACTATATTTCTGCTGTCGTTTGACCTAAGCAGTAAAATGATGGTGTAGTTTGGGCTAGGAACATAGAACCTGGGGGTCATCAGCTTCATTACTGGAACTGCAAGATGCATCTATTCAACTGTCTTCATTTTTGCAGTAGACAAAACATGTGTTTTCCGAATGATTTATTTAGAAAAGATTATCATTTTGGATTGTTTTTAAAATAGAATCTCCTTTTcgtttttttctcaaataatactcttaattcaaaaaatattcaaaCCGTCATTCAAAAAATTGACTATACTTTTCTTGTTTGTTATAGTATTTTGacctattataatattttggctATTGtcataaaaatattatgaatttatttgaaaacattataaataaattaaataaaatcaaaataatatacaaACAATTTGATATAACATATTAGGATTCAAAAGCATATTTATATAGTTTAAAAATAACATcatccaaataaaaataaaaaataatttattataatattttaaccatcataacaaaaatattataatggatCCAAATGGACTCCTAATATCAATCAAACCAATCACAAGTCTAATTGCAAAAATATGATATCAGTAATgataatgaaagaaatataatatgatatcacttatactatttttaataatttttaatatcttattaaaaatactgtaaatattattgaaaaacactataaataagtCAAATGAAACACTGTAATAGCTCAAAATTTGATGAAAAACTGATGAAAAAATTTGATGGAAATATTTGGTGAGAGATACTTCAGATAGTTTATGAATTAGGGACACTACTTAGAAAAAACCTTTACCTAAAGGGGGACGTTGCTTGAGAAAAACCCAAAATAAGATCTTTTCCAAAGAAACTGCCCCAATCTTTCCAATTCCCCAGTAGCAGCCAACAAAAATTAGGCAAAAGACCTAGTAAGATATCTAGtgtatagaaaagaaaatgtcagTCAGTTCTATCACCAATCAGTGAATATGTCATTTTCAAAGAAATAATAACACAGGGTTATTGGTTGGGAAAAAAACTGGTGTGTGGTCAAATAATCAGCACCATCAGTACCTCTTCTGCTTGTTCGTGTTAGGGAGATCAAAATATTGAGCTTTTAGTGATGTTTAGTGAGACTTCAAATGAGACGATCCAATCTTTTAGCCCATGGAAATCCCATAAACTTTTCTTGACTAGAAATGAAAAAAATTGAGGGAATTTATCCGACAGAAACACATTAGCTTTGAGTAATGGTATAGCCTTAATGCTAGGCACTAGAATCTGGAGACAAGAAAAGAAGAGCCTTCTTACAATGGTCACAGCAAAGCACAGAAACCAAAAGTCAAAATTTGCTAGTTATTACCGAGGCAAGTTGGTGTATATCGATCAAAAGCTGTTGCGATGGCAGCAGCAGCTCCATAAAGGAACGGCTATGGCAGGAGCAGTCGATCCTTTAGCAAATCTCTTGGTAATACTGATCTTTGCTTAATGCAAATACTAATTAAAAATTATCTTCTATAGTTAATTATCTTTACTATTATAATATttacactttaaaaaattatattggtatCCCTATAATTACGAAAGTGAGACTTGTAAGTTCATTTATTCTAACGTTATTGATTTTACTAACGAAAACacgaaaacaaaagataaaagaataattttaacatttttttgGGTGAAGACGAAGGACAACGAGAGGTGAGAATCACTTTACATTTGTATTAGCATCGACATAGTTATTGAGCGATGTCACTCTGCATCTACGTCGGCATCGACATAATTACTGAGCGACGAAAGGATTATCGATGTAGACACCGAGCAACATCGCTCAGCAACTACGTCGACACTGACACAGATACAGAATGATCCTCACCTCTTATTGTTGTCCGACATCATTGACTGAAacgttaaaattttctttttgttctttgttttaatatttttgttgGTAAAATCGATAACATTAGGATAAATAaacctagatgtttcacttttgtaactatagggatgataatataatttttaaaaatataaggatcgaaATATTAAGGGTAACTAATTACATGAGTAATATGCAATTAGTCCGTTCAACGTAGTGctacattatttttttatcacattcccagaaaataaacaaatattatgaaatatatacaAGAAAATTTACGAATGATAGAGCTGTAACAGCATGATCAAATTCAATTATAAGTTTTTATTTGGAACTCCTTCCACTATCCATTGGGGGTTCTGCTACTGTTCAACAATTAGTGTAAACATCCGATGTTTGTAGGACATCGTCGGTCTCTGTTGGCAATCAAATTAATCTATTAGACCATTAAGCGGAGCCCTGCTGGCGATGCAACAAATACAAGGGCATCCTACTGCAATGAGGAACGTGGACTAGTGATTGGGAACTCATATGTTGCTTACAACTATGACATCTTATCATAACTTTTGACATTCTTTTAGATAAATAAGTGCATTAGCACCAAGATCTAGTTGGACGATGCAAGCAGAATAGTTAAAAGAAAACAAATTCAAGATGCATTGTGACCTTGAAAGACTTGGCCTATGAATCATAGAAAAAAAAGGGCAACTGCAGCATAGTTCAAAATATCCCTTCCAATTTGAACTTGTAAGATGGTTTTACCATCAAAGCTTGCTAATCCTCAAATTACCATGGCAAgtaaacaagaaaaatcataaCCAAATTTTTTTCATGTAATTAGATTTGGTAGCACAGCAGGAATTTACAAGAATAATATGAGCTATCACGTTCATAAAACAGAAACAATCAATTGAACCATTGTTAGCCTAAAGCATTACTTGAGGGTAGATTTATCTATTTTATGGTCTCGGCAAACCCCACAAGGATGTCATGTGATTCAATCAATTGATCACTCTACGATAGATAAGGAACCCTCTAGAAAATATGTCGGCCTTCAATTAGAAAAGAGAAGCCAAATATATGTGATGATAACTGGATTTTCATCAAGTATCAACTAGAAGTAATGAAGTTCAAATATGCGATGCATGAATAATGCTACTTTCCTAAGTTTATCAATCATTCTGAGAGTCCTTTATATTTCCATTTTCTGTGCTTATTCCATCTTCATCCATGTAGTCATTACCCTGCAGTTGACTAAGATTGTTTGATCTCTTTCCATGGTTTTCTGTCACCTCTGTCGATTCCTAGCAAATCTTTGTCAGCTCTACAGAGCCAGATTGGTGTCAACGCACTATCAAACCTTAGCCTAGCATCTAAATAATCTTAGACTTAACCCCAAATTCATGTGTATATGATATGTAATCGACTCCGTCCTTTCTATCCTCACTCCTAACCCATCATTTTGGGTACAAAAGCTCAATCCCTTTAGGACATCCAAACAACGATGCTTAGAGATCCCTCGACAACCTCTCTTCCACCAGAAAACCAAAGATCGACGCAAGAAAGTGTAGCGATGACTACTACGATAATCTTGAAAGAGCCAACACACAGACCGGTCTAACTGGTAGTCATCAGCGAAAGAAGAACAACCCTAGCGTGGCTGCAATGGAGGAAAGACGATCGCCAAAGTCACAAAAAATGGATCGACCATGAAATAGGGTAGGCAAAGATCCAGAGACCTGGCGGTCGCAATCGAGGCTGACGACGAAGAGGATCCTCCGCTCCTTGTCCTCCTTGGCGTCGCGTCGTCGAGGAGAAGAGGCCGGCACGTACCGCTCGCGGCGAAACCTCACCGTCGCTTGGCTTCGCTTCTTGGGATCGATGTCCGCGGACCGGTTATATAGGCCGCTCCCTGTAACTTCTCCGGCCGCGTGTCACGTGGTACCAACGTGACCTAAGAGAGACCGCAAACTTGTTGAGCCTTTGGAGCGGCCCTATATGACCCAATAAGTATTATGGGCCTCTCAGGGTGATGCAGAATCATTCGATAAAAGCTCGACACCAATACTGACAACAGGAGATGCTTTTATTATAATGGATAGATCATTCAAAGAATTAGATATATTATACTCATAAAACCAATTTGTTTGAGAAAATGTATTCGATAACATTGAGGTCATACTTTGGAATTGAGTTCTTGCAGCAGTATCAGTAGTCAAACGTACGAGATCAGTCAAGGAAAGAATAAGCCAAAGTCTTCTCTTCAATGAGCTCCTTCGCTGTCGCATCCATTCCAGCTCGTGAAGGCTCATCGATGCGCAGGCCTGCAGTTTCTGAACAAGCTGAGCTGCTCCCAGGAGACCATAATGAAGGGAGAGAAGAATTATACTTGGGGAGTAAAGATGAGACCGATACTTCAAATGAGTTCGTGCATAACCTTACCCTGCACGATCGACCATTCTCCTTTGTTGCAGGTGACAGGGAAGGAGTAGATGAGGCCGGGAGGAACACCATACGATCCATCGGAGTAGACACCCATCGACGTCCAGGTGCCCTGACGCAGAGTTGCAGTAGTGTCAAGTGTCAACACATTCCATCGGGGAAGCACCTTATAGAGTGTTATCACACAGAAGCAAACCTTGGGAGTGCCAAGAACCCAGTCATGGATGTGATCACAAGCTGCACTGGCAGCAGATAATGCACTCGACAGCTTACGGGCATTGATGATGGCTGCGCCCCGCTGCTGCACAAAGCCGATGAACTCATCGTGCAACCTAGCATGAGTTCAAGATGCAAAACCTTAAGATTAAGTTATGGAATGCGAAAAAAGAAGAGATGATACcattaaacaataaaaaaaaaagacgatGGAGAAATCAATAATATAGTATTTATATATTTTCCAGTGATAGTAAGAGGTCTAAGGTGATTCCTCTTCCAAAGACAGGGTTTCACTCCAAAAGGACAAAACCTCATTAGACGCATCCTAGAGACAACAAGCGAATAAAGTCTATCTGCAGACACAATTAAAGATATTTGAATGGTAATAGTAGTTCCAATAAATTCTATAAGAAATGTGAGGAGAGTAATTTTATCTACAAGCCTATCTCTGGAAAAATGTATATGTTACCATTTATCATCAGCAATAAGTTCTTTGACAGATTTTTCTCCAGCCTGGGTGATGACAGTAGCATGACTGGCATCAGGATATTGAGTAGAAGAATGGTTTCCCCAGATGATGACGTTCTTCACATCACTGACATGGATGTTCAATCTCTGTGCGATCCCACCAAGAGCTCGGTTATGATCAAGCCTTGTGAGGCATGTGATGTTCTTTGCTGGAATGGACGGAGCGAAGTCTTTTAGGATCAGAGCATTGGTGTTAGCTGGGTTGGCAACAACAAGAACCTGAGATGATCACAAACCAGATCAGCATCAGCCTGTGGGTGAGTCAGATCTCAGAACACTCCTTCTCTAACATGCTTATGGATCATAGATTGTCATGCATATGGTCTTGtcctcattttcttttttctaaaaataaatcttttaagatTTCATGATTCTACAAAAAGACTTATGTAAGTCTTTGTGGAGAAGTGCAGATACATTGAAGATTAGGTCTGGTTTCCATTTGACTGAT
Protein-coding regions in this window:
- the LOC135673699 gene encoding malate dehydrogenase, cytoplasmic-like, with the translated sequence MSSLSLFQRIVVRCGLTSCRAMEKQPVKIMVTGAAGQIGYALVPMIARGVMLGSDQPVILHLLDIPPAAEALNGVKMELIDAAFPLLKGVVATTNVEEACGGVNIAIMVGGFRRKEGTERKDVMSKNVSIYKAQASALEQYAAANCKVLVVANPANTNALILKDFAPSIPAKNITCLTRLDHNRALGGIAQRLNIHVSDVKNVIIWGNHSSTQYPDASHATVITQAGEKSVKELIADDKWLHDEFIGFVQQRGAAIINARKLSSALSAASAACDHIHDWVLGTPKGTWTSMGVYSDGSYGVPPGLIYSFPVTCNKGEWSIVQGLRIDEPSRAGMDATAKELIEEKTLAYSFLD
- the LOC135673698 gene encoding squamosa promoter-binding-like protein 7, giving the protein MENGGAAGRSGVPSWDFWELGNWTSSHVASSSSYVAARPTHTTAAASSSTAAATCLPFSGHQIVAESSGDHRASQFHDHRHHAHLACLKLGKRQYYGEESGVAAMKRERPAAAPRCQVDGCSKVLVDEKEYHKRHKVCELHSKAPRVVVLGVEQRFCQQCSRFHVISEFDDSKRSCRRRLAGHNERRRKNSSEPITRNPALESAIIGGMAPYLSASPGCALSLLSSKASPWIATSDFSSRSSAALNELIAENRAAVLARQLLADGSGWHTMVSVKQQQPPVFWSHIQHQATPQPMPPHADGWSRLQGAGGHVTLDLMQMPDSFEIVSGRRSKSKEDDEESSEIWKSLAGTHVV